In Fusarium oxysporum Fo47 chromosome IX, complete sequence, the following proteins share a genomic window:
- a CDS encoding major facilitator superfamily domain-containing protein, protein MDARVNEKDTRTQDDGKPETISGSQTERSLPVSDRDETEVHVIPPARFWGLCVGVLLGLFLSMIDTSIVATSLHSIGVDFEVLEDVNWVALAYTLAYLGCAIVFARISDIVGRRDAFIAAYIIFFIFSIACGFARSINQLIAFRALQGIGGSGLYSLTMIMLPEISPDSMKQHIAALVGLVITMSGVLGPVLGGILTHYASWRWVFWINGPVGFVSLVIFILTWPKPEYLPSQERRAWKELDFLGSLLAIAAAVLVVFSFQNAGTERSNDGWKTSIFIAPLVFGLLACGLLIAWQIFIQHRWHDRFASAFPINIFRNRIYSTAVVNTLLNGFPYLLLIYAIPLRFQVVSGKSALISGVMLLPMLGTAAIGSLLAGKINATKNYTFESLVLGSSVMTIGCGLLTSLSHEPNDAKLLGYMTFCGLGFGLTVASSTMLSTVEVPIRDYAPAQGILSQVRLLGGSLGIAASSALLNEKSSKYLSGVLTAYEQATIGGSNTHLTNAQWSAVRYTYADAFQVEMKIATVVAACSVISAFGAFRKRRLLIAEQRKIIVREEEARRRAQTAQVV, encoded by the exons GTTTCAGACCGCGACGAAACTGAAGTCCATGTAATCCCACCTGCTCGTTTCTGGGGCCTCTGTGTTGG AGTCCTTCTAGGCCTGTTCCTGTCTATGATCGACACCTCTATCGTTGCAACAAGTCTACACAGTATCGGAGTCGACTTTGAGGTCCTCGAGGACGTCAACTGGGTTGCTCTTGCATACACTCTTGCATATCTCGGATGTGCCATCGTCTTCGCTCGTATATCCGATATTGTTGGACGTCGCGATGCCTTTATCGCAGCCTATATAATCTTCTTCATATTTTCTATTGCCTGTGGCTTTGCACGGAGTATTAACCAACTCATCGCATTTCGTGCTCTGCAGGGCATCGGAGGTTCAG GACTGTACTCTCTCACGATGATCATGCTGCCTGAAATCAGCCCAGATAGCATGAAGCAGCACATAGCGGCTCTGGTAGGCTTGGTCATTACCATGTCAGGTGTCCTTGGCCCTGTTCTGGGTGGTATCTTGACACACTATGCTTCTTGGAGATGGGTGTTTTGGATCAA TGGCCCTGTTGGTTTTGTATCTCTCGTCATATTTATCTTGACTTGGCCTAAACCGGAATACCTACCATCACAAGAACGACGTGCTTGGAAAGAACTTGACTTTCTTGGGTCCCTCCTTGCTATTGCTGCTGCAGTTTTGGTCGTTTTCTCATTTCAGAATGCTGGCACAGAAAGATCTAACGATGGATGGAAAACTTCCATATTCATTGCACCTCTGGTTTTTGGCCTGCTTGCATGCGGTCTACTCATTGCTTGGCAGATCTTCATTCAGCATCGATGGCACGATCGGTTTGCTTCCGCATTCCCAATCAACATCTTTCGCAATAGGATTTACTCTACTGCCGTTGTCAACACCCTCCTCAACGGCTTTCCTTACTTGCTGCTCATCTATGCCATACCCCTACGCTTCCAAGTTGTTAGTGGCAAGTCTGCTCTCATCTCGGGCGTCATGTTGCTTCCTATGTTGGGGACAGCCGCTATTGGCAGCCTTTTAGCAGGCAAGATTAACGCCACCAAGAACTACACCTTTGAGTCATTGGTACTTGGCTCAAGTGTTATGACAATCGGCTGCGGATTGCTCACGTCGTTATCACATGAGCCCAATGATGCAAAACTTCTTGGTTACATGACATTTTGTggtcttggctttggcttAACCGTCGCGTCTTCGACAATGTTATCAACGGTTGAGGTGCCTATTAGGGACTATG CGCCCGCACAGGGTATTCTCTCTCAAGTTCGGCTCTTGGGTGGTAGCTTGGGCAtcgcagcatcatcagccttgCTGAACGAGAAAAGCTCAAAGTATCTTTCGGGTGTTCTTACGGCCTATGAGCAAGCAACAATTGGTGGTTCTAACACACATCTCACTAATGCACAGTGGTCAGCTGTCCGCTATACCTACGCTGATGCATTTCAGGTAGAGATGAAGATAGCGACAGTAGTTGCAGCTTGCTCAGTCATATCCGCATTTGGTGCCTTTCGAAAACGGCGTCTTTTGATAGCCGAGCAAAGGAAGATAATTGTTAGAGAAGAGGAAGCCCGCCGCCGTGCACAAACGGCACAGGTTGTATAG
- a CDS encoding ER-golgi trafficking TRAPP I complex 85 kDa subunit-domain-containing protein — MPQSIENAASPTEPLQALPAAASAMKLTKSRHSTPILESLPLSQSETNLAFRRSNPSAASLYASTLSPPGSRSISPAGRGSPSRVLSHTVFDARPSRPLPETGGDGSEPLNLILRAFVPHVSIYSSHDTDTLMNEKGFRNGLWELLRPFGEDVPGKVTIRDSNGMSKAVEGFSIRFTRFGDNIEHPDPTVSGFRNPASSPGQNGSQASTSRDKQFLMDAEAVVNSHLSYAEESFAALPQHGLFAGPDTGSEETSPYYALYLRRLLSGLPISPHETFSHPVACVVAISSRNPNPLEELKKLYTETKEGSRKLPLWVDSEFIRYYVLVHDEEKDDITRSMGLFEQMKRNMGPHCHFLRLRSSQSAETDDDSIPLPRSDWMSAQEELEDIRRSEDDEDFEDPTRYIFESDATAIRTFVREMVTMSVIPTMERNVSLWNDQVASRRRGLTGRFMNLSRKWAFTGSSRNSTGTSNARDNYNAAGFYGSEAPEAIMRKLADYAFMLRDWKLAHSTYDLLRSDFSDSKAWKHHAAANEMAALSLLLLPQQMSSKNRAETIDQMLEAAFYSYNTRCSAPYGALRSLLLGLELLRLRGGTNIDDAGRWGVRLLESKISGSVGDALIKERLAICYGSKEGVGSWHWGSRRRKSATWSVLSADAWLQQSKHIQARRCLDEAQRMYSTLPHKEGITKFEAAGDFMASLQHSLAKSPDPSDDDGEGDDDDDIDEESEALNDMKLRRPSTAAVDMYRDTTKEEGSSMDDGT; from the coding sequence ATGCCACAATCTATCGAGAATGCAGCTTCGCCGACGGAACCGCTCCAGGCGTTACCCGCAGCCGCGTCTGCCATGAAACTTACAAAGTCGCGACACTCCACACCTATATTAGAGTCACTACCATTATCGCAATCGGAAACCAATCTGGCCTTTCGTCGCTCCAACCCGTCGGCTGCCTCCTTATATGCCTCGACTCTCTCTCCACCTGGATCGCGCTCAATATCCCCAGCTGGTCGAGGATCGCCCTCTCGAGTTCTCTCCCATACCGTCTTCGATGCCCGACCAAGCCGCCCACTACCTGAGACTGGGGGCGATGGATCCGAACCTTTGAATCTCATCCTCCGGGCATTCGTACCTCATGTCTCAATCTACTCTTCCCATGATACAGATACTTTGATGAACGAGAAGGGCTTTCGAAATGGTCTCTGGGAACTACTTAGACCCTTTGGTGAAGACGTGCCAGGCAAAGTTACGATCAGAGATAGCAACGGAATGAGCAAAGCCGTAGAAGGCTTCTCTATCAGGTTTACAAGATTCGGTGACAATATTGAACACCCCGACCCCACAGTTTCGGGTTTCAGGAATCCTGCATCCTCGCCAGGTCAGAATGGCAGCCAAGCGAGCACATCCAGGGATAAGCAATTTCTCATGGACGCGGAAGCTGTAGTCAACAGCCATTTGTCCTATGCAGAGGAGTCGTTCGCAGCGCTGCCCCAGCATGGCTTGTTCGCGGGTCCAGACACGGGCTCAGAAGAGACATCACCATATTATGCTCTTTATTTGCGACGGTTGCTATCTGGCCTTCCTATTTCACCCCATGAAACCTTTTCACATCCGGTAGCATGTGTTGTTGCCATTAGCTCACGGAATCCGAATCCTCTCGAAGAGCTAAAGAAACTCTACACAGAGACAAAGGAGGGGAGCCGAAAACTTCCGCTTTGGGTAGACAGTGAATTTATTCGATACTATGTCCTAGTCCACGATGAAGAGAAGGACGACATAACAAGATCTATGGGGCTGTTTGAACAAATGAAACGAAATATGGGACCCCATTGCCATTTTCTTCGATTGAGAAGCAGCCAAAGTGCCGAGACAGACGACGACAGTATTCCGCTTCCCCGCAGCGACTGGATGTCAGCGCAAGAGGAACTGGAAGATATCCGAAGGAGtgaagacgacgaggacTTTGAGGACCCAACACGCTACATATTTGAATCTGACGCTACTGCCATTCGTACGTTTGTGCGTGAGATGGTGACCATGTCTGTCATCCCTACCATGGAACGAAATGTATCGTTGTGGAATGACCAAGTTGCTTCCCGCCGAAGAGGTCTCACGGGTCGCTTCATGAATTTATCCAGGAAGTGGGCGTTCACCGGCAGCTCCAGGAATTCCACAGGTACAAGCAACGCAAGAGACAACTACAATGCTGCTGGGTTTTATGGATCAGAAGCCCCTGAGGCTATTATGCGAAAATTGGCGGACTACGCCTTTATGTTGAGGGATTGGAAACTGGCGCATTCAACATATGATCTTTTGAGATCCGATTTTAGCGATTCCAAGGCCTGGAAACATCACGCCGCTGCCAATGAGATGGCTGCGCTAAGTCTTTTACTTCTCCCACAACAGATGTCATCGAAGAATCGTGCCGAGACAATAGATCAAATGTTGGAGGCTGCGTTTTACTCCTACAACACCCGGTGCAGTGCCCCCTACGGAGCATTGCGAAGCTTGCTCCTGGGTTTGGAGCTGCTGCGTTTACGGGGTGGGACCAATATTGATGATGCAGGCCGCTGGGGCGTGAGGCTTCTTGAGTCCAAGATCTCGGGCAGCGTGGGTGATGCATTGATAAAGGAACGACTCGCTATTTGCTATGGTTCGAAAGAGGGGGTCGGCAGTTGGCACTGGGGTTCGCGCCGTCGAAAATCAGCAACTTGGAGCGTGCTCAGCGCAGATGCCTGGCTTCAGCAGTCCAAGCACATCCAGGCAAGGCGATGTCTTGACGAGGCCCAGAGGATGTACTCGACTTTGCCTCATAAGGAGGGGATCACCAAGTTTGAGGCAGCAGGTGACTTCATGGCATCACTGCAGCACAGTCTTGCAAAGTCGCCAGACCCGTCGGATGACGACGGCGAGggggatgacgatgacgatattGATGAGGAGAGTGAGGCCCTCAATGATatgaagctgaggaggcCAAGTACAGCAGCGGTGGACATGTATCGGGATACAACGAAGGAGGAAGGTAGTAGTATGGATGATGGCACATAG
- a CDS encoding Pre-mRNA-splicing factor of RES complex-domain-containing protein, giving the protein MPSDLSAYLASKYLVADPKPAKKRKRKRGADANNGLLITDDDDSGWGNTNTQQDDEGIDAPVTVSGRSAEFRKTRKSNWKSVGGDATSKDDSAAAAAADAILASAAAEQNAARDEDEDMPIIEDDESAVKMSDGTHAGLQSAATVSAQLKRRQKEEREEFERHRKSAKEEETVYRDATGRRIDISMKRAEARRSAAEAEEKERLAKEALKGDIQLEEARKRREKLQDAKLMSFARTADDEEMNQELKEQERWNDPMMQFMAEKKQTDTGQSKKSKRKPVYAGAAPPNRYGIKPGYRWDGVDRGNGFEAERFKALNRRERNKGLEYSWQMDE; this is encoded by the coding sequence ATGCCTTCAGACTTATCAGCATATCTCGCTTCTAAATACTTGGTCGCCGACCCAAAACCAGCGAAGAAACGGAAGCGCAAGCGCGGCGCCGACGCCAATAATGGCCTTCTTATTACAGACGATGACGATTCAGGTTGGGGCAACACCAATACGCAACAGGATGACGAGGGAATAGATGCTCCGGTCACAGTATCGGGGCGATCTGCTGAGTTTCGAAAAACCAGGAAGAGCAATTGGAAGTCAGTTGGAGGCGACGCGACATCAAAAGATGATtcggctgcggctgcggctgcaGACGCGATTCtagcatcagcagcagcggaGCAAAACGCAGCTcgcgatgaagacgaggacatGCCCATTATCGAAGACGACGAATCAGCTGTCAAGATGAGCGACGGAACACATGCAGGACTGCAAAGCGCAGCAACTGTTTCAGCGCAACTTAAACGGCGGCAAAAAGAAGAACGCGAAGAGTTCGAACGGCACCGCAAATCAgcaaaggaggaagagacagTATATCGAGACGCCACGGGCCGAAGAATCGACATATCAATGAAGCGCGCCGAAGCACGACGTTCCGCTGCCGAGGCAGAGGAAAAGGAACGCCTGGCcaaagaagctctcaaggGTGACATACAGCTTGAGGAGGCTCGTAAGCGCCGAGAGAAGCTACAAGATGCCAAGCTTATGTCATTCGCGCGTACAgccgatgacgaagaaatgAATCAGGAATTGAAAGAACAGGAGCGCTGGAACGATCCTATGATGCAGTTcatggctgagaagaagcaaacaGACACAGGACAGAGCAAAAAGTCAAAACGCAAGCCAGTTTACGCTGGTGCAGCGCCACCAAATCGGTACGGAATCAAACCAGGCTATCGCTGGGATGGTGTCGATCGCGGCAATGGTTTTGAAGCTGAGAGGTTCAAGGCACTTAACCGTAGAGAACGGAACAAGGGACTTGAATACTCTTGGCAAATGGATGAATGA